Genomic DNA from Nicotiana tabacum cultivar K326 chromosome 21, ASM71507v2, whole genome shotgun sequence:
TATCCTTTTCCAGAATCAAATGTGTCGGGTATCTTTTCTATTCGTACACATGCTCATCCGATGGACCCTGAACCCTCGAGCTTTTAACAACAcccaaccccaatatcaaaaaagCAAACTCTACTAAAATCTGTAATATACAATCTCAAGACCTCAAATTATACATGACACAATATACACACGATTTCAAACTCGAAACGTAATCACACCCTTGCAACTTGCAAAGTCTTGGCAAATTAAGAAAATCTTGCATCAAAATAACTTCATTATTTCGAGAAGTAGGTTTTCGGAGAGAGGAGCCGACGAGGAGAAAGCATAACCAGAAATCTCGGAGAGGCAATTGCATCAATAGATTGACGGTTCGGACTATCAAACCCGTCCCCATCATGATCTCTCGGTATGTTGGGGCCATTGAAGGTGCTGCACCTAGCTAGCTTCCCAAACCAAGATTGCTTCTTAGGAGACTTGTCATGCAATCCGTTTATCTTGTCACACAAATATTGCTTCACTGCAATTATTCCTTTCTCCACCACATCCGGTGGAGGAGAAACGAGACAGTTGCCTTCCACACTCAGCTTCTGGAGCTTCTTCAGACATCCAATGGAATCCGGTAACTCTGAGATCTTGTTGTAGCTAACATCTAATTCATGCAGGGAAATGAGAAACCCTACTGAATAGGGTAGCTTTGTGAGGTACTGGAAATTTTGGCTAACGTTGAGAATTTCGAGGTTGATTAGGTTTTCGAGATCATCGGGGAGAGACCTCAAGCAGTTTAGCCTGGCATCTAATACACGAAGGTTTGTTAAGTGAGAGGTAGAGTAAGGAAGGTATGCTAGTTTATTTGAATTTACACATAGTTTCTTGAGATTTATAAGCTCAAATCCAATGGTGTCTGGCAAATGAGTAAGCATGTTGAAGTTGGCAATCAACTCTTCCAA
This window encodes:
- the LOC107799975 gene encoding plant intracellular Ras-group-related LRR protein 6, with product MLYESQEMRMRMEVGKQQPFERKSRRTRRSTITIVEEDDEEEERLEIVDLSGMSMESLPVNPSINLGAICKLDLSKNNLQSMPESLTARLLNLVELDMHSNELKSIPNSIGCLSKLKVLNVSGNLLLSLPKTIENCRSLEELIANFNMLTHLPDTIGFELINLKKLCVNSNKLAYLPYSTSHLTNLRVLDARLNCLRSLPDDLENLINLEILNVSQNFQYLTKLPYSVGFLISLHELDVSYNKISELPDSIGCLKKLQKLSVEGNCLVSPPPDVVEKGIIAVKQYLCDKINGLHDKSPKKQSWFGKLARCSTFNGPNIPRDHDGDGFDSPNRQSIDAIASPRFLVMLSPRRLLSPKTYFSK